The following are encoded in a window of Kitasatospora sp. NBC_01250 genomic DNA:
- a CDS encoding dihydrodipicolinate synthase family protein, which yields MTDTPPLHGIFPYLPSPVDECGRVDEQGLRHLIEHLIASGVHGLSPLGSTGEVMYLDTAQREEIVRITVDAAAGRVPVVPGVAAHATAAAAEQARRLADLGANGVVAIRLDYLPVPHAGVTSFFAGIAAATDLPVVLYSNPRLGAGLPLECLVELARHPTVQYLKDASGDTGHLLSVQNALGDRIKIFAASAHIPALVLQLGGVGWMAGPACVAPVAAVLLYRLHTEQRPHEAMQLQRALWPLNELFAQYGLAAFVKLALRDQGFDLGDPVAPQSPCPPEAARAFRRAMRAVDETVARLTAGTAP from the coding sequence GTGACGGATACTCCTCCCCTGCACGGCATCTTCCCGTACCTGCCCTCACCCGTGGACGAATGCGGCCGGGTGGACGAACAGGGCCTGCGGCACCTGATCGAGCACCTGATCGCCTCCGGGGTGCACGGACTGTCGCCGCTCGGATCGACCGGCGAGGTGATGTACCTGGACACCGCCCAGCGCGAGGAGATCGTACGCATCACGGTCGACGCGGCCGCGGGGCGCGTACCCGTCGTTCCCGGGGTCGCGGCACACGCGACGGCCGCCGCCGCGGAGCAGGCTCGCCGGCTGGCCGACCTCGGGGCGAACGGTGTCGTCGCGATCCGGCTCGACTACCTGCCGGTTCCCCACGCCGGGGTGACGTCCTTCTTCGCCGGGATCGCCGCCGCCACCGACCTGCCGGTCGTCCTGTACTCCAACCCCCGGCTCGGCGCGGGCCTGCCCCTGGAATGCCTGGTCGAACTGGCCCGGCACCCGACGGTGCAGTACCTCAAGGACGCGTCCGGCGACACCGGACACCTGCTGTCCGTGCAGAACGCGCTCGGGGACCGGATCAAGATCTTTGCCGCCTCCGCCCACATCCCCGCCCTCGTCCTCCAACTGGGCGGCGTCGGCTGGATGGCCGGGCCCGCGTGCGTGGCCCCGGTGGCCGCCGTGCTCCTCTACCGGCTGCACACCGAGCAGCGACCGCACGAAGCCATGCAGCTCCAGCGGGCCCTGTGGCCGCTGAACGAGCTGTTCGCCCAGTACGGCCTGGCCGCTTTCGTGAAGCTCGCCCTGCGGGACCAGGGATTCGATCTGGGCGACCCCGTCGCACCGCAGTCGCCGTGCCCACCGGAAGCCGCCCGGGCCTTCCGCCGTGCCATGCGGGCGGTGGACGAGACCGTGGCCCGGCTCACCGCCGGGACGGCCCCCTGA
- a CDS encoding PP2C family protein-serine/threonine phosphatase, producing the protein MPDPSTHPPAVPPRIGDAAALAWLLGLSLLIVTPDVLAGSSVHLTSMIIVLCALAAGLCSLRMTVVAALLTVTVRPLLYLAEPPASVADGVVSAVVTAMIAALCVVGARLRIRREGEVFRVRSTAAALQRQILSPLPLSTAHVEVHGLYEPVEEDSFVGGDIYEAMDTPHGTRVLIGDVRGKGLVAIGAGFAVLTAFREAAWHRATLDEVVDALEVALRRHNDTAARAGAPERFTTALVLAFDGSPTVRIVNCGHIPPYRLRGDGCGPVPLGAAGVPLGLADLVPDPRPVEEFELGPEDLLLLCTDGVTEARDRAGEFYPLEDRLPAWQGLGPAATAEALRRELHAYAPGRARDDVTALVLRRVGATGPEPAAETERT; encoded by the coding sequence ATGCCCGATCCTTCGACGCACCCGCCCGCCGTGCCACCGCGCATCGGCGATGCGGCTGCCCTCGCCTGGCTGCTGGGGCTCAGCCTCCTCATCGTGACGCCCGATGTGCTGGCAGGCAGCTCCGTCCACCTCACGTCGATGATCATCGTGCTGTGCGCCCTGGCCGCCGGCCTGTGCTCGCTCCGCATGACCGTGGTCGCCGCGCTGCTGACCGTCACCGTCCGCCCGCTGCTCTACCTCGCCGAACCGCCCGCCTCCGTCGCGGACGGGGTGGTCAGCGCGGTGGTGACGGCGATGATCGCCGCGCTCTGCGTGGTCGGTGCCCGGCTGCGGATCCGCCGCGAGGGCGAGGTGTTCCGCGTGCGCTCCACCGCGGCCGCCCTCCAGCGCCAGATCCTCTCCCCCCTCCCGCTGAGCACAGCGCACGTGGAGGTCCACGGCCTGTACGAACCGGTCGAGGAGGACTCCTTCGTGGGTGGCGACATCTACGAGGCCATGGACACCCCGCACGGCACCCGGGTGCTGATCGGCGACGTGCGCGGCAAGGGGCTGGTCGCGATCGGTGCCGGTTTCGCCGTGCTCACCGCCTTCCGCGAGGCCGCCTGGCACCGCGCCACCCTCGACGAGGTGGTGGACGCCCTGGAGGTCGCGCTCCGACGGCACAACGACACGGCGGCCCGGGCCGGAGCGCCGGAGCGCTTCACGACCGCGCTGGTGCTGGCCTTCGACGGGTCGCCGACCGTGCGGATCGTGAACTGCGGACATATTCCTCCGTACCGGCTGCGCGGGGACGGGTGCGGACCGGTCCCGCTCGGCGCGGCCGGCGTCCCCCTCGGCCTGGCGGATCTCGTACCGGATCCCCGGCCGGTGGAGGAGTTCGAGCTGGGGCCGGAGGACCTGCTGCTGCTGTGCACCGACGGCGTCACCGAGGCCCGCGACCGGGCCGGCGAGTTCTACCCGCTGGAGGACCGCTTGCCGGCGTGGCAAGGACTCGGCCCGGCCGCAACGGCCGAGGCCCTGCGGCGTGAGCTGCACGCCTACGCCCCCGGCCGCGCCCGCGACGACGTGACGGCCCTGGTGCTCCGCCGGGTCGGCGCGACCGGGCCCGAGCCCGCGGCCGAGACCGAAAGGACGTAG
- a CDS encoding MgtC/SapB family protein, with amino-acid sequence MSDYQLVINLAVALLLGALIGIERQWRAREAGLRTTALVAAGSALFVLLSKYGFVDLGHVRSQTYDGSRVAAQIVSGIGFLGAGVIMRGGRRVHGINTAATLWCSAAIGALSGAGMFLLAVAGTAAVLLTHVMLRPVARRLDRSPTAGDELPGAYRLWACCQEADAPHVRRLLIQLLDRTDFVLRTVRTDPDESHGQATPHGQVVAAVVTASGQSDGPLEAVVARLGTEPGVASSGWALLDEDGPAAWGRDNGSGSET; translated from the coding sequence ATGTCGGACTACCAGCTGGTGATCAACCTCGCCGTCGCCCTCCTGCTCGGGGCGCTGATCGGCATCGAACGCCAGTGGCGGGCCCGGGAGGCCGGGCTGCGCACCACCGCGCTGGTCGCCGCCGGTTCCGCGCTCTTCGTCCTGCTGAGCAAGTACGGCTTCGTCGACCTGGGCCACGTCCGGAGTCAGACCTACGACGGCTCGCGGGTCGCCGCCCAGATCGTCTCCGGCATCGGCTTCCTGGGGGCGGGCGTGATCATGCGCGGCGGCCGCCGGGTGCACGGCATCAACACCGCTGCGACGCTGTGGTGTTCGGCGGCGATCGGTGCGCTCAGTGGCGCCGGGATGTTCCTGCTGGCCGTGGCGGGCACCGCCGCCGTCCTGCTGACCCACGTGATGCTGCGCCCCGTCGCGCGCCGGCTCGACCGCAGCCCGACGGCCGGCGACGAACTGCCCGGCGCCTACCGCCTGTGGGCGTGCTGCCAGGAGGCGGACGCGCCGCACGTGCGCCGGTTGCTGATCCAACTCCTCGACCGCACCGACTTCGTGCTGCGCACGGTGCGAACCGACCCGGACGAATCCCACGGACAGGCCACCCCCCACGGGCAGGTGGTGGCCGCGGTCGTGACGGCCTCCGGACAGTCGGACGGACCGCTGGAGGCGGTCGTCGCCCGGCTGGGTACGGAGCCGGGCGTCGCCAGCTCCGGCTGGGCCCTGCTCGACGAGGACGGCCCGGCCGCCTGGGGCAGGGACAACGGATCCGGCTCCGAGACCTGA
- a CDS encoding universal stress protein, whose amino-acid sequence MSVLVKRVVVGVDGSPGSLLALRRAAYEALRHQAELCPVLVWELPGGDAPRPSKPTSFPALDALCRRCEKAAEKRLAAACDAALADVPDGLRLSPAVLRGQPGPALVACSRHDTDLLVLGVGGHRPGHRFRRRSARRYCLKHARCPVLIGYSAVQGGCVDQLAPPGPAGDARGRGVGRAGGGSHAPAA is encoded by the coding sequence ATGTCGGTACTCGTGAAGCGTGTGGTGGTCGGTGTGGACGGCTCCCCGGGAAGCCTGCTGGCACTGCGGCGGGCCGCGTACGAGGCGCTGCGCCACCAGGCCGAGCTCTGCCCGGTGCTGGTCTGGGAGCTGCCCGGCGGCGACGCGCCGCGCCCCTCGAAGCCGACCTCCTTCCCGGCCCTCGACGCCCTGTGCCGCCGTTGCGAGAAGGCGGCCGAGAAGCGGCTCGCGGCCGCCTGCGATGCCGCCCTCGCGGACGTCCCGGACGGCCTACGGCTCTCGCCCGCGGTCCTTCGGGGGCAGCCGGGCCCGGCCCTCGTCGCCTGCTCGCGGCACGACACCGACCTCCTCGTGCTGGGGGTCGGTGGCCACCGCCCGGGTCACCGGTTCCGCCGCCGCTCGGCCCGGCGGTACTGCCTCAAGCACGCCCGGTGCCCGGTGCTCATCGGGTACTCCGCCGTCCAGGGCGGCTGCGTCGACCAGTTGGCGCCACCCGGGCCGGCGGGCGACGCCCGGGGCCGAGGGGTGGGGAGGGCCGGAGGCGGCAGCCATGCACCCGCAGCCTGA
- a CDS encoding glycerophosphodiester phosphodiesterase family protein has protein sequence MHPQPDRWADRSRRPLVIAHRAGGGDLPENTLEAVRAAVAAPADLVWLSVQVSSDGVPVLYRPAELHALTDGCGRVGEHTAAELTALNAGHAFVAADGSRPYRAPHRKARLPTLAAALAAVPAQTPLILDLKSPQPVRLVRAITRLLDDRTRRGTRGWERIRFYSTEPSALRVVRRAHPRSMTFEDRDTTRGRLLAARLTGNCPPSPVPGRWVGFELRRDLVVAEDCMLGRACGTVHDAVLWDRRTVDCCHRVAGVAVVVFGVDNASDYREAARLGADAVLTDHPAALLAVTGRRASAPFAAEQSVGASSGSDGPSGGRTPLRRVPADEDDGRAAPCAVDGPTAGALARRTRRAPALCGPGEFTDRILSAMRGEFGGHAEKQTP, from the coding sequence ATGCACCCGCAGCCTGACCGCTGGGCCGACCGCAGCCGTCGTCCGCTCGTGATCGCCCACCGCGCCGGGGGCGGCGACCTGCCGGAGAACACCCTGGAGGCGGTTCGGGCCGCGGTGGCCGCGCCGGCCGACCTGGTGTGGCTCAGCGTCCAGGTCAGCAGCGACGGGGTCCCGGTGCTCTACCGGCCGGCCGAACTGCACGCCCTCACCGACGGCTGCGGCCGGGTCGGTGAGCACACCGCCGCCGAGCTGACCGCACTCAACGCCGGGCACGCCTTCGTCGCCGCGGACGGCAGCCGCCCCTACCGCGCTCCGCACCGGAAGGCCCGGCTGCCGACCCTCGCGGCGGCACTGGCGGCCGTGCCTGCGCAGACTCCGCTGATCCTCGACCTCAAATCCCCGCAGCCCGTGCGGCTGGTCCGCGCGATCACCCGGCTCCTGGACGACCGGACGCGCCGGGGGACGCGCGGGTGGGAGCGCATCCGGTTCTACTCCACCGAGCCGTCGGCCCTGCGAGTCGTCCGGCGTGCGCACCCCCGGTCGATGACTTTCGAGGACCGCGACACCACCAGGGGCCGGCTGCTGGCCGCCCGCCTCACCGGCAACTGCCCCCCGTCACCCGTGCCCGGGCGCTGGGTCGGCTTCGAGCTGCGCCGCGATCTGGTCGTGGCCGAGGACTGCATGCTCGGCCGGGCCTGCGGCACCGTGCACGACGCGGTGCTGTGGGACCGGCGGACCGTGGACTGCTGCCACCGCGTCGCCGGCGTCGCCGTCGTCGTGTTCGGGGTCGACAATGCGTCCGACTACCGCGAGGCCGCCCGGCTGGGCGCCGACGCCGTGCTCACCGACCACCCCGCCGCGCTGCTGGCCGTCACCGGCCGCCGCGCCTCGGCACCCTTCGCCGCGGAACAGTCCGTCGGCGCCTCAAGCGGGTCGGATGGCCCATCCGGAGGAAGAACACCGCTGCGTCGTGTCCCGGCCGACGAGGACGACGGGAGGGCCGCACCATGTGCTGTGGACGGACCGACCGCAGGTGCCCTGGCCCGGCGAACCCGTCGCGCTCCCGCCCTCTGTGGCCCCGGCGAGTTCACGGACAGGATCCTCTCCGCGATGCGCGGCGAGTTCGGCGGACACGCAGAGAAGCAGACTCCATGA
- the zwf gene encoding glucose-6-phosphate dehydrogenase, which yields MTTTTPAAPTAPMTTDRPEQHVIVLFGATGDLARRKLLPGLFHLAKAGLLPEDYRIVGSAPAQYALSDEEFRRHAEDAVREFGLAEPTGASWQAFADRLSFGAADPEDPQPLLGAVRAAEQAIGGSPRRLCHLAVPPAAFTSVIAMLGDTGLARDTRVIIEKPFGTDLASARALNETVHAVFDESQVFRIDHFLGKESVDNILALRFANGLFEPVWNREHISHVEIDVPETIGIEGRAAFFEETGTYRDMIVTHLFQVLGIVAMEPPVSLSAQPLRDEKAKVFNALEPLDPAAVVRGQYDGYRSEPGVDPQSQTETFIALRAQVDNWRWSGVPFFLRSGKSMAKRRQTVTLHFKKPPRRMFPDDAHDGPGAERGNALVIDFDDPGWISARFLTKEPGPAMRLGTAEMTFRYADSFRRRHGLEGYERLLLDAMLGDQSLFTRSDSIERLWEISGELLARPRPVEPYAPGSWGPGSIDGLIAPHHWYLPDDE from the coding sequence ATGACCACCACCACGCCCGCGGCCCCGACCGCCCCCATGACCACCGACCGCCCCGAGCAGCACGTCATCGTGCTGTTCGGCGCGACCGGTGACCTCGCCCGGCGCAAACTGCTCCCGGGCCTGTTCCACCTCGCCAAGGCCGGTCTGCTCCCCGAGGATTACCGGATCGTCGGCTCGGCACCGGCCCAGTACGCGCTCAGCGATGAGGAGTTCCGCCGGCACGCCGAGGACGCGGTGCGGGAGTTCGGCCTCGCCGAGCCCACCGGCGCGAGCTGGCAGGCCTTCGCTGACCGCTTGAGCTTCGGCGCCGCCGACCCGGAGGATCCGCAGCCGCTGCTGGGTGCGGTCCGGGCCGCCGAGCAGGCCATCGGCGGCAGCCCGCGCCGGCTGTGCCATCTGGCCGTCCCACCGGCCGCGTTCACCTCCGTCATCGCCATGCTCGGCGACACCGGCCTGGCCCGCGACACCCGGGTGATCATCGAGAAGCCGTTCGGCACTGACCTCGCCTCGGCCCGCGCGCTCAACGAGACCGTGCACGCCGTCTTCGACGAGTCCCAGGTGTTCCGCATCGACCACTTCCTGGGCAAGGAGTCCGTCGACAACATCCTCGCCCTGCGCTTCGCCAACGGACTGTTCGAACCCGTCTGGAACCGCGAGCACATCAGCCACGTCGAGATCGACGTGCCCGAGACGATCGGGATCGAGGGCCGCGCCGCCTTCTTCGAGGAGACCGGCACCTACCGGGACATGATCGTCACCCACCTGTTCCAGGTGCTCGGCATCGTGGCGATGGAGCCACCCGTCTCCCTCAGCGCGCAGCCCCTGCGCGACGAGAAGGCCAAGGTCTTCAACGCCCTCGAACCCCTCGACCCCGCTGCTGTGGTGCGCGGGCAGTACGACGGCTACCGGTCCGAGCCGGGAGTGGATCCGCAGTCGCAGACCGAGACGTTCATCGCGCTGCGCGCGCAGGTGGACAACTGGCGGTGGTCCGGTGTCCCGTTCTTCCTGCGCTCCGGCAAGTCGATGGCCAAGCGCCGCCAGACCGTCACCCTGCACTTCAAGAAGCCCCCGCGGCGGATGTTCCCCGACGACGCGCACGACGGCCCCGGCGCGGAACGCGGCAACGCCCTGGTGATCGACTTCGACGATCCCGGCTGGATCAGCGCCCGCTTCCTCACCAAGGAACCGGGACCGGCGATGCGGCTCGGCACCGCGGAGATGACCTTCCGCTACGCGGACTCCTTCCGGCGCCGCCACGGCCTGGAGGGCTACGAACGCCTCCTGCTGGACGCGATGCTCGGCGACCAGTCGCTGTTCACCCGCTCGGACTCGATCGAGCGCCTGTGGGAGATCTCCGGCGAACTCCTGGCCCGCCCACGGCCCGTGGAGCCGTATGCGCCCGGCTCCTGGGGCCCCGGGTCGATCGACGGGCTCATCGCGCCGCACCACTGGTACCTGCCCGACGACGAGTAG
- a CDS encoding TIGR00725 family protein, with amino-acid sequence MVQVAVCGPAQCSAAEEAAAREVGALLARAGAVVLCGGYGGVMAAVAQGASGAGGTVVGILSGADRSGASPGLTVGVATGMGQARNSVLVGSADAVIVVGGSWGTLSEVAMAMRRGIGPVVTLGGWRVTDARGEAVPGPVAADSPAAAVRLALAGRG; translated from the coding sequence GTGGTCCAGGTGGCGGTCTGCGGTCCCGCGCAGTGCAGTGCGGCCGAGGAGGCGGCGGCCCGGGAGGTCGGGGCCCTGTTGGCGCGCGCGGGCGCGGTCGTCCTCTGCGGGGGTTACGGCGGGGTCATGGCCGCGGTGGCGCAGGGTGCGTCGGGTGCGGGCGGAACCGTCGTCGGCATCCTGTCCGGGGCCGACCGGTCCGGGGCCTCGCCCGGCCTGACCGTCGGGGTGGCCACCGGCATGGGGCAGGCCCGCAACAGCGTCCTGGTCGGCTCCGCGGATGCGGTCATCGTCGTCGGCGGGTCATGGGGGACGCTCTCCGAGGTGGCGATGGCCATGCGGCGAGGCATCGGGCCGGTGGTCACTCTTGGCGGCTGGCGGGTCACCGACGCGCGGGGCGAAGCCGTCCCGGGCCCCGTGGCGGCCGACAGCCCGGCTGCTGCTGTCCGGCTCGCCCTGGCAGGCCGGGGCTGA
- a CDS encoding FUSC family protein: protein MTAGRLLGGGAPGRWLRAQPEGPAALRRAARVTVAGCAGFYPCRYGLGDSVIALYAIFGALPLSLFCRIPGGAAQRARTLLLALPAGWVLVTMGTLLAVHAWAAAIGMFVVGFIIAFLTVGGPRPAGLAIAFQLFYVLPCFPPYAPGSLGSRLIGLTIGIVLAGLAERLVFPGPPPVPYRVVLADAVAAVAAYSGALADDLRSPATPATAALERQVQAERAYEAARPVRQPSTERPTSPSARDRALNQACAALWHIRGRLDRLLDGRDGKSAAPAAAALLDRVAASLRADAEALCTGTAPLRVDGLDAALGVFDASRVGERPPPPATRLLRHAMVREVATATWVATEATRIALGVRPPAGERSRPYRQVFWYAFAPAPVLWWRRLGVHLTPRSVHLQNALRTAVALAAARLLVGALDLSHGFWVLLATVSLMRTSASDTRAALRPAFLGTIAGAAVAALMLFLVGDVPAFYAALLPVLMLVGFTLGLVCGPAWMQGLFTLTFIVIFSQLSTPNWHLSEVRLTDVLIGGVVGGVASLLAWPKGGYGALRRDIGDFLARGATACRAVVTEVSGPATDEDPLRPARRAMLLADASSAQYQSERTHQYTASSGWEAALAAGHFIVYGGDFLLVRHRSEGLAPLPPAAVAALSALSERVAAMALRTADAFGTGDLAQGERTPECLPGGSHPLEVAEQLLPEVTETHLFLASVEAWLLGVADDLSQYRRAVTGSTTA from the coding sequence GTGACGGCCGGGCGGCTCCTCGGCGGCGGGGCACCCGGCAGGTGGCTGCGGGCACAGCCGGAGGGACCGGCGGCGCTGCGGCGGGCGGCGCGGGTGACCGTCGCCGGGTGCGCGGGCTTCTACCCGTGCCGGTACGGCCTCGGCGACTCGGTGATCGCCCTCTACGCCATCTTCGGCGCGCTTCCCCTGAGCCTGTTCTGCCGGATCCCCGGTGGCGCGGCGCAGCGGGCCCGGACCCTGCTGCTGGCGCTGCCCGCCGGCTGGGTCCTGGTCACCATGGGCACCCTGCTGGCGGTGCATGCCTGGGCGGCGGCCATCGGCATGTTCGTGGTGGGCTTCATCATCGCCTTCCTGACGGTGGGAGGACCGCGGCCGGCCGGCCTGGCCATCGCCTTCCAGCTGTTCTACGTGCTGCCCTGCTTTCCCCCGTACGCACCGGGGTCACTGGGCTCCAGGCTCATCGGCCTCACGATCGGGATCGTGCTGGCCGGCCTCGCCGAACGGCTGGTCTTTCCCGGCCCGCCGCCGGTGCCCTACCGGGTGGTGCTGGCCGACGCGGTGGCCGCCGTCGCCGCGTACAGCGGGGCCCTCGCCGACGACCTGCGCAGCCCGGCGACGCCCGCCACGGCGGCGCTCGAGCGGCAGGTGCAGGCCGAACGGGCGTACGAGGCGGCCCGGCCGGTCCGTCAGCCGTCGACCGAACGCCCCACCTCACCCTCGGCCCGGGACCGAGCGCTCAACCAGGCGTGTGCGGCGCTCTGGCACATCCGCGGTCGGCTGGACCGACTGCTCGACGGCCGCGACGGGAAGTCCGCCGCCCCGGCCGCGGCGGCCTTGCTGGATCGCGTCGCGGCGTCCCTGCGCGCTGACGCCGAAGCGCTGTGCACGGGTACCGCCCCGCTGCGCGTCGACGGCCTCGACGCGGCTCTCGGCGTGTTCGACGCCAGTCGCGTCGGTGAGCGGCCGCCGCCACCGGCCACCCGGTTGCTGCGCCACGCGATGGTGCGGGAGGTGGCCACAGCCACCTGGGTGGCGACGGAAGCCACGCGGATCGCGCTCGGCGTGCGGCCCCCGGCCGGGGAGCGGAGCCGACCGTACCGTCAGGTGTTCTGGTACGCGTTCGCACCCGCGCCCGTGCTGTGGTGGCGCCGGCTGGGAGTCCACCTGACGCCCCGTTCGGTCCACCTGCAGAACGCCCTGCGCACCGCGGTGGCGCTGGCCGCCGCCCGCCTGCTGGTCGGTGCGCTCGATCTCTCCCACGGATTCTGGGTGCTGCTGGCGACCGTCAGCCTGATGCGGACCTCGGCCTCGGACACCCGCGCCGCCCTGCGCCCCGCCTTCCTCGGCACGATCGCCGGAGCCGCGGTCGCCGCGCTCATGCTCTTCCTGGTCGGCGACGTGCCCGCCTTCTACGCGGCGCTGCTCCCCGTCCTGATGCTCGTCGGCTTCACGCTGGGGCTGGTGTGCGGCCCGGCCTGGATGCAGGGCCTGTTCACGCTGACCTTCATCGTGATCTTCAGTCAGCTCTCCACCCCCAACTGGCACCTCTCGGAGGTCCGGCTCACCGACGTCCTGATCGGCGGGGTGGTCGGAGGCGTCGCCAGCCTGCTCGCCTGGCCCAAGGGCGGCTACGGCGCGCTGCGCAGGGACATCGGCGACTTCCTCGCCCGCGGTGCCACGGCGTGCCGAGCCGTGGTCACCGAAGTGAGCGGCCCGGCGACGGACGAGGACCCGCTGCGCCCCGCGCGCCGCGCGATGCTGCTCGCCGACGCGTCCTCCGCGCAGTACCAGTCGGAACGCACCCACCAGTACACGGCGTCCTCCGGCTGGGAGGCGGCCCTGGCAGCCGGCCATTTCATCGTCTACGGCGGTGACTTCCTCCTGGTCCGCCATCGGAGCGAGGGGCTCGCACCGCTGCCCCCGGCCGCGGTGGCGGCGCTCTCGGCCCTGTCCGAGAGGGTGGCGGCGATGGCCCTGCGGACCGCGGACGCCTTCGGCACCGGGGACCTCGCGCAGGGGGAGCGGACACCGGAGTGCCTGCCGGGCGGGTCGCACCCCCTGGAGGTCGCCGAGCAACTGCTCCCGGAGGTGACGGAGACCCACCTGTTCCTGGCCTCCGTCGAGGCCTGGCTGCTGGGAGTGGCGGACGACCTGTCCCAGTACCGCCGGGCCGTGACCGGTTCGACGACTGCGTAG
- a CDS encoding universal stress protein gives MINRVVVGVDGSPASVSALRYGAQEAALSGAPLWLLHALPPGGEAVYVRWPASVALCEARGDLARAELRAARDQALAGFTDSPEIVTRVVRGRPGAVLVAGADQEGDLLVLGSDARGVLRRGLSGSVHRHCLVHARCPVLITCLPESAGRRQRRPRPGAPSRTHQQ, from the coding sequence ATGATCAACCGTGTCGTTGTCGGAGTCGACGGTTCACCCGCCAGCGTGAGCGCGCTGCGGTACGGAGCCCAGGAGGCGGCGCTGTCCGGCGCGCCCCTGTGGCTGCTGCACGCCCTCCCGCCCGGGGGCGAGGCCGTGTACGTGCGGTGGCCCGCCTCGGTCGCGCTGTGCGAGGCCCGGGGCGACCTGGCCAGGGCCGAGCTGCGCGCCGCGCGTGACCAGGCTCTTGCCGGCTTCACGGACAGCCCCGAAATCGTCACCCGGGTCGTGCGCGGTCGTCCCGGTGCCGTCCTGGTGGCCGGTGCCGACCAGGAGGGTGACCTGCTGGTCCTGGGGTCCGACGCGCGCGGAGTGCTGCGCCGGGGCCTGTCCGGCTCCGTCCACCGGCACTGCCTGGTCCATGCCCGCTGCCCGGTCCTGATCACCTGCCTCCCCGAGAGTGCCGGCCGACGCCAGCGCCGTCCACGCCCGGGTGCGCCGAGCCGCACGCACCAGCAATGA
- a CDS encoding bestrophin-like domain — protein sequence MHLLQTAEAATTLSCLAALWLLPASRPVWLATALRIIGIVALADLMVPLGHWLFPRSLASNDNGLMAVILGLVGTLFGLMVAFVVVVVWQSMSDADSVTAREANALADLERVSRGFPVRIRRQVQGAVRTYARLVIHDEWPALAHAGASERAGAALAELWEVYTLMGQPERGDPLYAHSMALLTNLDDCRRQRLLLAAKRIPTALWMLMAADSVIIVAMAQAFGLSGQARDRLVMISIVGTIALVLFLIGELDAAFSGDLKVSPAAFSTVLASLQNLEDY from the coding sequence ATGCACCTGCTTCAGACGGCCGAGGCGGCGACGACTCTCAGCTGCCTGGCGGCCCTGTGGCTGCTGCCCGCCTCGCGGCCGGTCTGGCTCGCCACCGCGCTGCGGATCATCGGGATCGTGGCGCTGGCGGATCTGATGGTCCCGCTCGGGCACTGGCTCTTCCCCAGGAGCCTGGCCAGCAACGACAACGGCCTCATGGCCGTGATCCTCGGGCTGGTCGGCACGCTCTTCGGTCTGATGGTCGCCTTCGTCGTCGTGGTGGTCTGGCAGTCGATGTCCGATGCCGACTCGGTGACGGCCCGTGAGGCCAACGCCCTGGCCGATCTGGAACGCGTCTCGCGGGGGTTCCCGGTGCGCATCCGCCGTCAGGTCCAGGGCGCGGTGCGCACCTACGCGCGTCTGGTGATCCACGACGAGTGGCCCGCGCTGGCGCACGCGGGTGCCAGCGAGCGGGCCGGCGCCGCGCTGGCCGAGCTCTGGGAGGTCTACACACTGATGGGCCAGCCGGAGCGCGGCGATCCGCTGTACGCCCATTCCATGGCCCTGCTGACGAACCTCGACGACTGCCGGCGCCAGCGGCTCCTGCTGGCCGCCAAGCGCATCCCGACCGCGTTGTGGATGCTGATGGCCGCAGACTCGGTCATCATCGTGGCCATGGCCCAGGCGTTCGGCCTGTCGGGTCAGGCGCGCGACCGCCTCGTGATGATCAGCATCGTGGGCACGATCGCCCTGGTGCTCTTCCTGATCGGCGAGCTCGACGCCGCGTTCAGCGGTGACCTCAAGGTCAGTCCCGCGGCGTTCAGCACGGTCCTGGCGTCCCTGCAGAACCTGGAGGACTACTGA